In one window of Streptomyces sp. FXJ1.172 DNA:
- a CDS encoding DUF6084 family protein: MTDLLFECTGVRPEPYGSGPTLLFGLRIEESDHQPVHAVALRCQIRIEPARRTYDPEEAGMLADLFGEPGRWSTTLKPLQFAHASLTVPAFTGATEVDLPVPCTYDTEVASASYFRALTQGEIPLLLLYSGTVFTGRQGFRAEPIPWHKESAYRMPVQVWRDMIEAYFPGTGWLRVRNDCLEALRRYRSRHALPSWERVFTDLLEAADAQGGPGT, translated from the coding sequence ATGACCGACCTCCTGTTCGAGTGCACCGGAGTACGGCCGGAGCCCTACGGCTCGGGGCCCACGCTCCTGTTCGGGCTGCGGATCGAGGAGAGCGACCACCAGCCGGTGCACGCCGTCGCCCTGCGCTGCCAGATCCGTATCGAGCCCGCCCGCCGCACCTACGACCCGGAGGAGGCCGGCATGCTCGCCGACCTCTTCGGGGAACCCGGACGCTGGAGCACCACGCTCAAACCGCTGCAGTTCGCGCACGCGTCGCTCACGGTGCCGGCCTTCACCGGCGCGACCGAGGTCGACCTGCCCGTGCCCTGCACCTACGACACGGAGGTGGCGTCCGCGTCGTACTTCCGGGCGCTCACCCAGGGTGAGATACCGCTCCTGCTGCTGTACTCGGGCACCGTCTTCACGGGCCGGCAGGGCTTTCGTGCCGAGCCCATTCCCTGGCACAAGGAGTCCGCGTACCGGATGCCCGTCCAGGTGTGGCGGGACATGATCGAGGCCTACTTTCCCGGCACCGGCTGGCTTCGCGTGCGCAACGACTGTCTGGAGGCGCTGCGGCGCTACCGTTCCCGGCACGCCCTGCCGTCCTGGGAGCGGGTCTTCACCGACCTTCTCGAGGCCGCCGACGCACAAGGGGGGCCGGGGACATGA
- a CDS encoding hydrogenase maturation protease — protein MTAAPKPGGPAVLVAGIGNIFQRDDGFGVATVQHLARRGPGALPAETELMDVGIRGLHLAYRLLDGWDTLVLVDAVHRDGPPGTLYTIDAGRPSGHDDEGAGPAGPLDGHAMDPAAVLRLVRGLHASVGGTLPDHLYIVGCEPGDVGDGLGLSPPVAAAVDPAADLVADLARRAAHTATRS, from the coding sequence ATGACCGCGGCGCCGAAGCCGGGCGGCCCGGCCGTCCTCGTGGCCGGCATCGGCAACATCTTCCAGCGGGACGACGGCTTCGGCGTGGCGACCGTCCAGCACCTGGCCCGCCGCGGTCCCGGCGCACTGCCTGCGGAAACCGAGTTGATGGACGTCGGCATCCGCGGGCTGCACCTCGCCTACCGGCTGCTGGACGGCTGGGACACGCTCGTCCTGGTCGACGCCGTGCACCGGGACGGTCCCCCCGGCACCCTGTACACGATCGACGCGGGCCGGCCGTCCGGACACGACGACGAGGGGGCCGGCCCGGCCGGTCCGCTGGACGGCCACGCAATGGATCCGGCGGCCGTACTGCGGCTGGTGCGGGGCCTGCACGCCTCCGTGGGCGGCACCCTGCCGGACCACCTCTACATCGTCGGCTGCGAACCCGGCGACGTCGGCGACGGCCTCGGCCTCAGCCCGCCCGTGGCCGCGGCGGTGGACCCCGCCGCCGATCTCGTCGCGGACCTGGCACGACGGGCGGCACACACAGCAACGAGGAGTTGA
- a CDS encoding DUF6893 family small protein, with translation MNEHPGLAWFGLAVGLVLAYEMARNLADVQRYLRMRRM, from the coding sequence ATGAACGAACATCCGGGTCTGGCCTGGTTCGGCCTCGCGGTCGGTCTGGTGCTCGCCTACGAGATGGCAAGGAACCTGGCGGACGTCCAGCGCTATTTGCGCATGCGGCGCATGTGA
- a CDS encoding helix-turn-helix transcriptional regulator produces the protein MNPYETERRTLLTPVLLLLLAERRGHGYELVHRLVGMGWPEAESAHVYRVLRGLETCGAVTSHWDASDHGPARRVYTLTHQGAMELALWFVRLGELHGTLHVFLERYVQLTDAVALGDDRPATPLPTDHMRRMRK, from the coding sequence ATGAACCCGTACGAGACCGAGCGCCGCACGCTCCTCACGCCCGTTCTGCTTCTGCTGCTGGCCGAGCGCCGGGGGCACGGCTACGAACTGGTGCACAGGCTGGTCGGCATGGGCTGGCCGGAGGCGGAGTCGGCGCACGTGTACCGCGTGCTGCGGGGCCTGGAGACCTGCGGTGCGGTGACCTCGCACTGGGACGCCTCCGACCACGGACCGGCGCGGCGCGTGTACACGCTGACCCACCAGGGTGCGATGGAGCTGGCGCTGTGGTTCGTGCGCCTGGGGGAGCTGCACGGCACCCTCCATGTCTTCCTGGAGCGCTACGTTCAGCTGACGGATGCCGTCGCCCTCGGTGACGACCGCCCGGCGACGCCCCTGCCCACCGATCACATGCGCCGCATGCGCAAATAG
- a CDS encoding hydrogenase maturation nickel metallochaperone HypA/HybF — protein sequence MHELSLATAVVDEVNPLAGTDVVRSVTLRIGELAAVVPEALEFAFALAAEGTALAGAELLIDTVEGRARCDGCGREGPTGMPPVLWCDNCAQPLVLLSGRELEIVRLVTGPGPAAPAAPAASDKEHSPTRR from the coding sequence ATGCACGAGCTGTCCCTCGCCACAGCCGTCGTCGACGAGGTGAACCCACTGGCCGGTACCGACGTCGTACGCTCGGTCACCCTGCGCATCGGTGAACTCGCAGCAGTCGTCCCCGAAGCGCTGGAATTCGCGTTCGCCCTGGCCGCCGAGGGCACCGCGCTGGCGGGCGCCGAGCTGCTGATCGACACTGTTGAAGGACGAGCCCGCTGCGACGGCTGCGGCCGTGAGGGCCCCACCGGGATGCCCCCGGTGCTCTGGTGCGACAACTGCGCCCAGCCGCTCGTCCTGCTCTCCGGCCGCGAGCTGGAGATCGTCCGGCTGGTCACGGGCCCCGGTCCCGCGGCCCCCGCCGCCCCTGCCGCCTCGGACAAGGAGCACTCCCCCACCCGGAGGTAG
- the hypB gene encoding hydrogenase nickel incorporation protein HypB: protein MCRSVDLHRAVLARNDENAAALRRYLDGHGTIAVNLMSSPGSGKTELLEALLTRARERGTPVAAVTADLATENDARRLARSRAPVQQILTDGLCHLEAAMLQARLEPWLPEGTRLLFVENVGNLVCPASYDLGETLRIVLVSVTEGEDKPLKYPAAFGLAQVVVVTKYDLADAVGFDRSTFLDGLRQVNPRVPVFETSARTGAGVDGLLAHVMACANGRAPHTPVLARQHESHLHQHPPVAGTATVPGAVP, encoded by the coding sequence ATGTGCCGCTCGGTCGACCTGCACCGGGCCGTACTCGCGAGGAACGACGAGAACGCCGCCGCGCTCCGCCGCTACCTCGACGGGCACGGCACGATCGCCGTCAACCTGATGTCCAGCCCCGGCAGCGGCAAGACCGAACTGCTGGAGGCGCTGCTCACGCGCGCCCGCGAGCGGGGCACACCGGTCGCGGCCGTCACCGCCGACCTCGCCACCGAGAACGACGCCCGGCGCCTGGCCCGCTCCCGTGCCCCCGTCCAGCAGATCCTCACCGACGGCCTGTGCCACCTGGAGGCGGCGATGCTCCAGGCCCGGCTGGAGCCCTGGCTCCCCGAGGGCACCCGGCTGCTGTTCGTGGAGAACGTCGGCAACCTGGTCTGCCCCGCCTCCTACGACCTCGGGGAAACCCTGCGCATCGTGCTGGTCTCGGTCACCGAGGGCGAGGACAAGCCCCTGAAGTACCCGGCCGCGTTCGGCTTGGCGCAGGTCGTCGTGGTCACCAAGTACGACCTCGCCGACGCCGTCGGTTTCGACCGGTCCACGTTCCTCGACGGCCTCCGGCAGGTCAACCCCCGCGTCCCCGTCTTCGAGACCTCCGCCAGGACCGGCGCCGGCGTCGACGGCCTGCTCGCCCATGTCATGGCATGTGCGAACGGCCGGGCACCGCACACGCCCGTCCTCGCGCGGCAGCATGAGTCCCACCTCCACCAGCACCCGCCTGTGGCCGGTACCGCGACCGTACCGGGAGCTGTGCCATGA